Proteins encoded together in one Halothermothrix orenii H 168 window:
- the ftsY gene encoding signal recognition particle-docking protein FtsY, with the protein MLNMFKKNKEAKTENNDEKEGLFSRLKGGLDKTRSGFIQKVTGLFTSRGKIDDELFEDLEEILIQSDVGVKTTMKLVEELEEITEEKKITEPEQLIDIFNEELRQILESDDNGLELEDGLNILMVVGVNGAGKTTTIAKIAQRFKNEGKKVMLAAGDTFRAAAIDQLKTWGDRIGVKTIAQAEGADAAAVAFDAIQSARARGVDLLIVDTAGRLHTQKNLMEELKKVRRVIEREGKGANIEVLLVLDATTGQNAINQARLFNEAVQVDGIALTKLDGTAKGGIVIAVKNELGIPIKLIGVGERAEDLQDFKPDRFVEALFND; encoded by the coding sequence ATGTTAAATATGTTCAAAAAAAACAAAGAAGCAAAAACAGAAAATAATGATGAAAAAGAAGGATTATTTTCACGTCTTAAGGGAGGTCTCGATAAAACCAGGTCAGGGTTTATTCAGAAAGTTACTGGACTTTTTACTTCAAGAGGAAAAATTGATGATGAGTTATTTGAAGACCTGGAAGAGATATTGATTCAATCCGATGTCGGGGTTAAAACTACCATGAAACTGGTCGAAGAACTTGAAGAAATAACTGAGGAGAAGAAGATAACTGAACCTGAGCAATTGATTGACATTTTCAACGAAGAGCTCAGGCAAATACTGGAATCTGATGATAACGGGCTTGAGCTTGAGGATGGTTTAAATATTTTAATGGTTGTTGGTGTTAATGGAGCTGGAAAGACTACTACCATTGCTAAAATAGCACAGAGATTTAAAAATGAAGGAAAGAAAGTTATGCTGGCAGCCGGGGATACTTTCAGGGCCGCAGCTATAGATCAGTTAAAGACCTGGGGTGATAGAATAGGTGTTAAAACCATTGCCCAGGCTGAAGGAGCTGATGCTGCTGCCGTTGCCTTTGATGCTATTCAATCTGCCAGGGCCAGAGGAGTAGATCTTTTAATAGTTGATACAGCCGGAAGGCTTCATACCCAGAAGAATTTAATGGAAGAATTAAAAAAGGTCAGGAGAGTTATTGAACGTGAGGGGAAAGGTGCCAATATTGAAGTTCTCCTGGTTCTTGATGCTACAACAGGTCAAAATGCTATTAACCAGGCTCGCCTTTTCAATGAAGCGGTTCAGGTTGATGGCATTGCCCTGACAAAACTGGATGGGACAGCAAAAGGTGGTATAGTGATCGCGGTTAAGAATGAACTGGGGATTCCCATTAAGTTAATTGGAGTTGGTGAAAGGGCCGAAGACCTGCAGGATTTTAAACCGGACAGGTTTGTTGAGGCCTTGTTTAACGACTAA
- the ylxM gene encoding YlxM family DNA-binding protein, with protein sequence MICLLEKVIEMGMLFDFYGKLLTDRQQEVIYLYYYRDLSLGEIAEQLDISRQGVYDHIHRGEEVLKSYEQKLGLVSKYKRLKKELDGLSRYISDNKNINKTVKKDLLCRIDKISKEV encoded by the coding sequence GTGATTTGTTTGCTTGAAAAAGTTATTGAAATGGGAATGTTATTTGATTTTTATGGTAAGCTTTTAACAGATAGGCAGCAGGAGGTAATATACCTTTATTATTATCGAGACCTTTCCCTGGGAGAGATAGCTGAACAACTTGATATTAGCAGGCAGGGAGTCTATGACCATATCCACCGGGGAGAAGAGGTCCTGAAAAGCTATGAACAGAAACTGGGACTGGTCAGCAAATATAAAAGGTTAAAAAAAGAACTCGATGGTCTTTCCCGGTATATCAGTGATAACAAAAATATAAATAAAACTGTTAAAAAGGATTTACTGTGCAGAATAGATAAAATTTCAAAAGAGGTCTAA
- the ffh gene encoding signal recognition particle protein codes for MIFEGLASKLQATLKKLRNKGKLSGKDVKSALKEVKLALLEADVNYKVVKQFIKRVQERAVGHEVMESLTPGQQVIKIVNDELTELMGGNKSDLSISSKPPTIIMLVGLQGAGKTTSAAKLARFLKKKGKKPLLVAGDIYRPAAIKQLQVLGDRLDIPVFSMGDKNSPVDISKAGISKAESNGNDVVIIDTAGRLHIDEEMMDELKSIKSNVRPHEILLVVDAMTGQDAVNVAENFSESLGIDGIILTKLDGDARGGAALSIKAVTGKPIKFVGMGEKLDALESFHPDRMSSRILGMGDVLSLIEKAEASIDAKKAEELEKKIRQNEFSLEDFLEQLQQVRNMGPLDQILGMIPGVSGQLKNLQVDEKQLDRIEAIINSMTIEERKNPEIINGSRRRRIARGSGTKIQDVNRLLKQFKQTKKMMKQLNGMQKSGRKKMRFPFMG; via the coding sequence ATGATTTTTGAAGGTCTGGCCAGCAAACTTCAGGCAACCCTGAAAAAACTGAGGAATAAAGGGAAATTAAGTGGAAAAGATGTTAAAAGTGCCCTGAAAGAAGTAAAACTGGCTCTGCTTGAAGCAGATGTTAATTATAAAGTTGTGAAACAATTTATAAAAAGGGTTCAGGAAAGGGCAGTCGGGCACGAAGTAATGGAAAGTTTAACACCAGGCCAGCAGGTTATTAAAATAGTAAATGATGAATTAACAGAATTAATGGGTGGTAATAAAAGTGACCTCTCTATATCGTCCAAGCCACCAACTATTATTATGCTGGTTGGATTACAGGGGGCCGGTAAGACTACCAGTGCTGCTAAACTGGCCCGCTTTTTAAAGAAAAAGGGTAAAAAACCCCTTCTGGTTGCGGGAGATATATACAGGCCGGCTGCAATAAAGCAGCTTCAGGTACTAGGTGACAGGCTTGATATTCCTGTCTTCAGTATGGGGGATAAAAATAGTCCGGTAGATATTTCTAAAGCCGGTATCAGTAAAGCTGAAAGTAATGGTAATGATGTGGTTATTATTGATACAGCCGGAAGACTCCATATCGATGAAGAGATGATGGACGAACTTAAATCTATAAAAAGTAATGTTCGACCCCATGAAATATTACTGGTTGTTGATGCCATGACAGGACAGGATGCAGTTAATGTTGCCGAGAATTTTAGTGAATCTCTTGGTATTGACGGCATTATTTTGACAAAACTGGATGGGGATGCCCGGGGTGGGGCTGCCCTGTCTATTAAAGCGGTGACCGGTAAACCTATTAAATTTGTTGGTATGGGTGAAAAACTGGATGCTCTTGAATCCTTTCACCCGGACAGGATGTCCTCCCGGATTCTGGGAATGGGGGATGTCCTCAGCTTAATTGAAAAAGCAGAGGCCAGTATTGATGCCAAAAAAGCTGAAGAACTGGAGAAAAAAATCAGGCAGAATGAATTTAGTCTTGAAGATTTCCTGGAACAGCTCCAGCAGGTAAGGAACATGGGCCCCCTTGACCAGATTTTAGGAATGATTCCCGGGGTTAGCGGCCAACTTAAAAATCTGCAGGTTGACGAAAAACAGCTTGATAGAATTGAAGCCATAATAAATTCAATGACTATAGAGGAAAGAAAAAATCCTGAAATTATTAATGGCAGTCGGAGAAGACGAATAGCCAGAGGTAGTGGCACAAAAATACAGGATGTAAACAGGTTACTGAAGCAGTTTAAACAGACTAAAAAGATGATGAAACAGCTTAATGGAATGCAGAAAAGTGGGCGAAAAAAGATGAGATTCCCCTTTATGGGTTAA
- the rpsP gene encoding 30S ribosomal protein S16 codes for MAVKIRLRRMGSKRNAHYRLVVADSRKPRDGRFVEEIGYYNPTTEPATVKVDEEKAIKWLKNGAQPSNTVRSLLKKTGVLAKFREQQQ; via the coding sequence ATGGCAGTAAAGATTAGATTAAGAAGGATGGGTAGTAAAAGAAATGCCCATTATCGACTGGTAGTTGCTGATTCCAGAAAACCACGTGATGGTCGTTTTGTTGAAGAGATTGGTTATTACAATCCGACTACAGAACCGGCCACCGTTAAAGTTGATGAAGAAAAGGCCATCAAGTGGCTGAAAAATGGTGCTCAGCCTTCCAACACCGTCCGTAGCTTATTGAAAAAGACCGGTGTTTTGGCTAAATTTAGAGAACAGCAACAGTAA
- a CDS encoding KH domain-containing protein codes for MKELVETIAKAIVDNPEMVRVNQVEGEKSIILELSVAEDDMGKVIGKQGRIARAIRTVVKAAATKEGKKVIVDIQ; via the coding sequence ATGAAGGAACTGGTTGAAACAATTGCAAAGGCTATAGTTGATAATCCTGAGATGGTCAGGGTAAATCAGGTAGAAGGTGAAAAATCAATAATACTTGAACTGTCAGTTGCTGAAGACGATATGGGTAAAGTTATTGGAAAACAGGGCCGGATTGCCCGGGCTATCAGGACTGTTGTCAAGGCTGCTGCCACCAAGGAAGGTAAAAAAGTAATTGTCGATATTCAATAA
- the rimM gene encoding ribosome maturation factor RimM (Essential for efficient processing of 16S rRNA), with translation MNDKMITIGKVTTHQGNKGEVRVLPLTDYPERFELLEQVFLVRDNRVIEKRVEQIRFHKKFVIIKFEGIDDIGAALAYKDYFIKIPREETLDLPEGHYFIFELLGFEVYTDEGIFLGKVVDIITTGGTDIIKVKGDKKDYMVPAAREIVVNINPDEEKIIIKPIPGLLDL, from the coding sequence GTGAACGATAAAATGATTACTATAGGTAAGGTCACAACCCATCAGGGTAATAAAGGGGAGGTAAGGGTCTTACCCCTTACTGATTATCCTGAAAGATTTGAATTACTGGAACAGGTATTTCTGGTCCGTGATAACCGGGTTATTGAAAAGAGAGTTGAACAAATTAGGTTTCACAAAAAATTTGTAATTATTAAATTTGAGGGTATTGATGATATTGGGGCCGCCCTTGCATATAAAGATTACTTCATAAAAATACCACGGGAAGAAACTCTGGATCTTCCTGAAGGACATTACTTTATCTTTGAATTACTGGGATTTGAAGTTTATACAGATGAAGGTATTTTTCTGGGTAAAGTTGTTGATATTATTACTACCGGGGGAACCGATATCATTAAAGTAAAAGGTGATAAAAAAGATTATATGGTTCCAGCTGCCCGGGAAATAGTAGTCAATATTAACCCGGATGAAGAGAAGATAATTATTAAGCCCATTCCAGGGTTACTGGATTTGTAG
- the trmD gene encoding tRNA (guanosine(37)-N1)-methyltransferase TrmD, with protein sequence MNFDILTLFPEMFDGPFNNSIIGKARDRGLIDINLIDIRDYTTDKHNTADDYPYGGGAGMVMKVEPIYRALTDVRSKRKGEYPVVLLSPQGKTLDQNLVKSLSKHDGLILICGHYEGVDERVRQIFSPLEISIGDYVVTGGEIGAIVLVDAVSRMIPGVLGDERSKVEDSFYNGILDYPHYTRPRVYQNLKVPDVLLSGNHGLIEKWRKKQALKRTLIRRPDLLKNKKLTPEEEELLEEAKAEIEGEYND encoded by the coding sequence ATGAATTTTGATATTTTAACTTTATTTCCAGAGATGTTTGACGGCCCTTTTAACAATAGTATTATTGGTAAAGCCCGGGACAGGGGTTTAATTGATATCAATTTGATAGATATTAGGGATTATACCACTGATAAGCACAACACGGCCGATGATTACCCCTATGGGGGTGGGGCCGGTATGGTAATGAAGGTAGAACCGATTTATCGGGCTTTGACTGATGTGAGAAGTAAGCGAAAAGGGGAATACCCTGTTGTCTTACTTAGCCCCCAGGGTAAAACCCTTGATCAGAATCTGGTTAAATCATTGAGCAAACATGATGGCCTCATATTAATATGTGGTCATTATGAAGGTGTTGATGAAAGGGTACGCCAGATTTTTTCTCCTCTGGAGATTTCTATTGGAGATTATGTGGTTACCGGGGGTGAAATTGGGGCTATTGTCCTTGTTGATGCAGTTTCCAGGATGATACCGGGGGTTCTCGGTGATGAACGCTCCAAAGTAGAGGATTCTTTTTACAATGGTATTCTGGATTACCCCCATTATACCCGTCCCCGGGTTTATCAAAACTTAAAGGTTCCTGATGTTTTGTTAAGTGGGAACCATGGCCTGATTGAAAAATGGCGTAAAAAGCAGGCTTTAAAAAGAACCCTGATTAGAAGGCCTGATCTTCTTAAAAATAAAAAACTTACTCCGGAGGAAGAAGAGTTACTTGAAGAAGCAAAGGCAGAAATAGAAGGTGAATACAATGACTAA
- a CDS encoding RNA methyltransferase, with the protein MTKDHPKIYLGLLHYPIYNKQKKVITTTITNLDVHDIARAGKTYDITKYYVINPLKSQRELIEKMRRYWTSDYGKEYIPNRHEAFSVLQLAETLDAVIDEIKEETGVRPKLIATDARQFSNSISYKKMREVIFNSPDPYLIIFGTGWGLTEETINKCDYILEPIYGRGEFNHLSVRSAASIILDRLLCDPWWE; encoded by the coding sequence ATGACTAAAGATCACCCCAAGATATATCTGGGACTTCTTCACTATCCAATCTATAATAAACAAAAAAAGGTTATAACAACGACTATAACAAACCTCGATGTTCATGACATTGCGAGGGCCGGAAAGACCTATGATATAACAAAATATTATGTTATTAATCCACTGAAATCGCAGCGAGAGTTAATAGAGAAAATGAGAAGATACTGGACCAGTGACTACGGAAAAGAATATATACCAAATCGCCATGAAGCCTTTTCTGTTTTACAACTGGCCGAAACACTTGATGCAGTAATAGATGAAATCAAGGAAGAGACCGGAGTCAGGCCTAAACTTATAGCTACTGATGCCAGACAATTCTCCAATTCTATTTCTTATAAAAAAATGAGGGAAGTTATTTTTAATTCACCTGACCCTTACTTAATAATTTTCGGCACAGGATGGGGTTTGACTGAAGAGACTATAAACAAATGTGACTATATTTTAGAACCTATTTATGGACGTGGTGAATTTAATCACCTGTCCGTTAGAAGTGCAGCCTCTATTATACTTGATAGACTTTTATGTGATCCCTGGTGGGAATAA
- the rplS gene encoding 50S ribosomal protein L19, with amino-acid sequence MNIIREIEKEQMRDDIPEFWPGDTVRLMIKVVEGGKERLQPFEGVVIKRQGGGVRETFTVRKVSNGVGVERTLPVHSPKIASFEVVRRGDVNRAKLYYLRERKGKAARIKEKRD; translated from the coding sequence ATGAATATTATCCGTGAGATTGAGAAGGAGCAGATGAGGGACGATATTCCTGAATTCTGGCCCGGAGATACTGTTCGTTTGATGATTAAGGTAGTTGAAGGTGGTAAAGAACGTTTGCAGCCTTTTGAAGGTGTTGTCATCAAACGGCAGGGAGGCGGTGTCCGGGAAACATTTACTGTTCGTAAGGTTTCCAATGGAGTTGGAGTTGAAAGGACTTTACCTGTCCACTCTCCTAAAATAGCAAGCTTTGAAGTTGTCCGTCGTGGTGACGTGAATCGGGCCAAACTTTATTACCTGAGAGAAAGAAAAGGAAAGGCTGCCAGGATAAAAGAAAAAAGAGATTAA
- the ylqF gene encoding ribosome biogenesis GTPase YlqF yields MVKLVQWYPSHMARARKVLIENLKLVDIVVEVLDARIPASSKNPDIDSILDNKKRVIVLNKIDLAHPDLTSTWLDYFRRSYPVMGVNSITGEGIGELKRLLRNEGERINKVLEEKGRQQRPVRIMVIGIPNVGKSAFLNILAGSNRVKTGNRPGVTRGKQWLKLGKGVQLLDTPGILWPKIEDEETGHKLAITGAIDENNYDKETAAYKLVCYLMDIDSEILEKTYNIGIYEGLHPYDIVELIGKQRGCYMSGGKIDRHKTSEIILNDFRRGKMGRITLEKPELI; encoded by the coding sequence GTGGTCAAATTGGTTCAATGGTATCCCAGTCATATGGCCAGGGCCAGAAAGGTATTAATAGAAAATCTAAAACTGGTTGATATTGTGGTAGAAGTACTTGATGCCAGAATTCCGGCCAGCAGTAAAAATCCCGATATTGATTCTATACTGGATAACAAAAAGCGGGTCATAGTATTAAATAAAATTGACCTGGCTCATCCTGATTTGACCTCAACCTGGCTTGACTATTTCCGGAGAAGTTACCCGGTGATGGGGGTTAATTCTATCACCGGTGAGGGTATTGGAGAATTAAAGAGGCTTCTGAGAAATGAAGGGGAGAGGATTAATAAAGTTCTTGAAGAAAAAGGGAGACAGCAGAGACCGGTAAGAATAATGGTAATTGGAATACCCAATGTTGGTAAATCTGCCTTTCTTAATATTCTGGCCGGTTCTAACCGGGTTAAAACCGGTAACAGGCCAGGGGTAACCCGGGGAAAACAATGGTTGAAACTCGGGAAGGGTGTTCAGTTACTTGATACTCCCGGTATACTGTGGCCAAAAATTGAAGATGAAGAGACAGGTCATAAACTCGCTATTACCGGGGCTATTGATGAAAATAACTATGATAAAGAAACAGCAGCATATAAGCTTGTTTGTTACCTTATGGATATAGATTCTGAAATACTGGAAAAGACTTATAATATAGGAATTTATGAAGGATTACACCCCTATGACATTGTTGAATTGATTGGGAAGCAGCGTGGTTGTTACATGAGTGGCGGTAAGATTGATAGACACAAAACCAGTGAGATTATTTTAAATGATTTCAGACGTGGTAAGATGGGTCGAATTACCCTTGAAAAACCGGAGTTGATATAG
- a CDS encoding ribonuclease HII produces the protein MDFSELTIKEIDLYLKKVKVDDNIIKKLEEDPRKGVKKLATRYKRIREKEQEIKRRWEEMNSLQNNLFKEGFHFIAGVDEAGRGPLAGPVVAAAVVFKPETKVLGLDDSKKLTAKERETLFEEIYDRALSIGVGIVDNKDIDKLNILNASLKAMKKALDSLSCPVDYILIDGKNKLSELNIKQQAVIDGDNKVNVIAAASIIAKVTRDRILDKLHKKYPEYGFINNKGYGTREHIEALKAYGPSPIHRYSFSLVREYCLLTYKERLRKATSEDELIQIGKDIDRLTGISDRELDYLRNIYRNRYREIK, from the coding sequence GTGGATTTTAGTGAGTTAACAATTAAGGAAATTGATTTATACCTCAAAAAGGTTAAGGTTGATGATAACATAATTAAAAAGCTTGAAGAAGATCCCCGAAAAGGTGTAAAAAAGCTGGCTACCCGCTATAAAAGAATTAGGGAAAAAGAACAGGAGATAAAAAGGCGCTGGGAAGAAATGAACAGTCTTCAGAACAACCTTTTTAAAGAAGGTTTCCACTTTATTGCCGGGGTTGATGAGGCCGGTCGTGGGCCTCTGGCTGGTCCTGTAGTGGCCGCAGCAGTTGTTTTTAAACCGGAAACCAAAGTTTTAGGACTCGATGATTCTAAAAAACTAACTGCAAAAGAGAGGGAAACTCTGTTTGAAGAGATATACGATAGAGCTCTTTCAATCGGGGTTGGTATTGTCGATAATAAGGATATAGATAAATTAAATATCCTTAATGCAAGCCTGAAGGCTATGAAAAAGGCCCTTGATAGCCTTTCATGTCCTGTTGATTATATATTAATTGATGGAAAAAATAAACTATCGGAACTGAATATTAAACAACAGGCAGTTATTGATGGTGATAATAAGGTTAATGTTATTGCAGCGGCTTCAATTATTGCCAAAGTGACACGGGACAGGATCCTGGACAAATTACATAAAAAATACCCTGAGTATGGATTTATTAATAATAAGGGTTACGGTACCCGGGAACATATTGAGGCCCTAAAAGCATACGGACCATCCCCTATTCATCGCTATTCATTTTCCCTGGTACGGGAATACTGCCTGTTAACATATAAGGAAAGACTACGTAAAGCTACTTCAGAAGATGAACTTATTCAAATAGGAAAAGATATAGACAGGCTAACAGGTATTAGTGACAGAGAACTTGATTATTTGAGAAATATTTACCGGAACAGATACCGGGAGATTAAATAA
- a CDS encoding QueT transporter family protein has product MKAKMIARGAIISALYIVVTFFLQSVSFGPVQFRAAEALTVLPIIYPEAIPALFIGVLVSNIIGGLGLVDIIGGSLVTLIAAYFTYYFRDSILAYLSPIVFNGFLISIYLHIFFELPYWLNVITISLSEAVVVFLLGYPLIQYLKKKKRI; this is encoded by the coding sequence ATGAAAGCAAAAATGATAGCCCGTGGAGCAATAATTAGTGCCTTATATATAGTTGTTACATTTTTTCTCCAATCTGTTAGTTTTGGTCCGGTTCAATTTCGCGCTGCTGAGGCCCTGACTGTATTACCGATTATTTACCCAGAAGCCATACCGGCCCTTTTTATCGGGGTCTTAGTTTCAAATATAATTGGAGGGCTGGGTCTGGTTGATATTATAGGTGGCAGCCTGGTAACCTTGATTGCAGCCTATTTTACCTATTATTTCCGTGATAGTATCTTAGCCTATTTAAGTCCCATTGTTTTCAATGGATTCTTGATAAGTATTTATCTTCACATTTTTTTTGAACTTCCTTACTGGTTAAATGTTATAACAATATCATTGAGTGAGGCTGTAGTTGTCTTCCTCCTTGGATATCCCCTTATTCAGTATTTGAAAAAGAAAAAGAGGATTTAA
- a CDS encoding YraN family protein yields MQNRELGDWGEKKAVRYLKSKGYQVIKTNYRCLIGEIDIIAIDNNFLVFVEVKTRRSIAYGVPACAVNFDKQKKIRKVARHYLKSNMINKYQIRFDVISIIVKNNRGFLKHIKNAF; encoded by the coding sequence TTGCAAAACAGGGAACTTGGGGACTGGGGAGAAAAGAAAGCAGTAAGGTATCTAAAATCTAAAGGTTATCAAGTTATTAAAACAAATTACCGTTGCCTGATCGGAGAAATAGATATTATTGCTATTGATAATAATTTTCTCGTTTTTGTAGAGGTCAAGACAAGGCGAAGTATTGCATACGGTGTTCCAGCCTGTGCAGTTAATTTTGATAAGCAGAAAAAAATAAGAAAGGTAGCCAGGCATTATTTAAAAAGTAATATGATAAATAAGTACCAGATAAGGTTTGATGTTATATCTATTATTGTTAAAAATAACAGGGGTTTTTTAAAACATATTAAAAACGCCTTCTAG
- a CDS encoding YifB family Mg chelatase-like AAA ATPase has translation MLAKVISASLKGINGVKVRVEVDLSRGLPSFDIVGLPDTAVRESRERVRAGIKNSGYEFPIKKIIINLAPAALKKGGPHFDLPIALGILAAIQIVPQTSLEEYMVIGELSLTGKVRPVNGVLPMVVKAREEGLKGVIVPASNVPEASLIGGLKVIGVYNLQDVINYFKTGHKPNLTINKKNERKFEKQYNIDFSEVKGQQEAKRALEIAAAGGHNVLMIGPPGTGKSMIARRITTILPPLDKKSALELTKIYSVQGLNSNKYGLISRRPFRSPHHSISTAGLIGGGRIPEPGEVSLAHHGVLFLDELAEYRRDVLEVLRQPLEEGKVTIVRSSMSATFPARFMLVAAMNPCPCGYYGDTRHECRCTTPQINRYRSKVSGPLMDRIDIHVEVPNLSVDEITGESKGEPSARIRERVNSAYKIQIERYKQESFSLNSQLKGKHLKKYCHIGSTGRDLLNKAIDSLGLSARGYDRILKLSRTIADLSGSIDIKREHIAEAIQYRTLDRKLY, from the coding sequence ATGTTAGCTAAAGTTATAAGTGCTTCACTTAAAGGTATTAACGGAGTAAAGGTCAGGGTCGAGGTAGATCTATCAAGGGGGCTTCCTTCTTTTGATATAGTTGGTCTTCCGGATACAGCTGTGAGGGAGTCACGGGAGAGGGTCAGGGCCGGAATAAAGAATTCTGGTTATGAATTTCCTATCAAAAAAATTATTATTAATCTGGCTCCTGCTGCTTTAAAAAAGGGTGGGCCCCACTTTGATTTACCTATTGCCCTGGGAATTTTGGCTGCTATTCAAATAGTACCACAAACCAGTCTAGAAGAATATATGGTTATCGGTGAATTATCACTCACCGGTAAGGTCAGACCTGTAAACGGTGTCCTGCCAATGGTAGTAAAGGCCAGGGAAGAAGGATTAAAAGGGGTTATAGTTCCGGCTTCCAATGTACCAGAAGCCTCTTTGATTGGTGGTCTTAAGGTTATCGGGGTCTATAACCTGCAGGATGTTATTAATTATTTTAAAACAGGCCACAAACCGAATTTAACCATTAATAAAAAGAATGAAAGGAAATTTGAAAAACAATATAATATAGATTTCAGTGAGGTGAAAGGTCAGCAGGAAGCAAAACGGGCCCTGGAGATTGCAGCAGCCGGTGGTCATAATGTTCTCATGATCGGGCCACCCGGTACCGGGAAGTCAATGATTGCCAGGAGAATAACAACTATTTTGCCTCCTTTAGATAAAAAAAGTGCCCTGGAATTAACCAAGATATACAGTGTTCAGGGGCTTAATAGTAATAAATATGGACTAATATCAAGAAGACCCTTTCGGTCACCCCATCACAGTATATCAACAGCGGGGTTGATTGGTGGGGGAAGGATACCGGAACCCGGTGAAGTAAGTCTTGCCCACCATGGGGTCTTGTTTCTGGATGAACTGGCAGAATACAGGAGGGATGTACTGGAAGTATTAAGACAACCCCTGGAAGAAGGCAAGGTTACTATAGTCAGGTCAAGTATGAGTGCTACTTTTCCGGCTCGATTTATGCTTGTAGCTGCCATGAACCCCTGTCCGTGTGGATATTATGGTGATACCCGGCATGAATGCCGGTGTACAACTCCACAGATAAACCGGTATCGTTCCAAAGTGTCCGGTCCTTTGATGGATAGAATAGATATTCATGTAGAGGTTCCCAACCTGAGTGTTGATGAAATTACAGGTGAAAGTAAAGGTGAGCCATCGGCCCGGATTAGAGAGAGGGTAAATAGTGCCTATAAAATCCAAATTGAAAGGTATAAACAGGAATCATTTAGTCTTAATTCTCAATTAAAGGGTAAACATTTAAAAAAATACTGCCACATTGGCAGTACAGGGAGGGATTTATTAAATAAAGCCATAGATTCTCTGGGATTAAGTGCCCGGGGTTATGATCGGATCCTAAAACTTTCCAGGACCATTGCTGATTTATCCGGTAGTATCGATATAAAAAGGGAACATATTGCAGAAGCAATCCAGTACAGAACTCTTGACCGTAAATTATATTAA